In one Sphingobium sp. MI1205 genomic region, the following are encoded:
- a CDS encoding SLOG family protein, whose translation MTKKSAKKAVSTFADLPELIAEETATPAFEASFGDPLPLSIIEHGDEPGEHEMPEPFTAQKVCGELITSLYCLLTDTRLDPLAPDIAWGIVNSFHFVAGTVERREDRLADKIRDMTRCMEPGEVFNKDLEDTQLQCRSLAEQRAAIETMRDYAAAMYRACWRRAWAPTKGSKASSVTTASYINALDFLQERALAKREKHQPQGPVVIFSGPAIWDEWEPLWAKLTEIKARVPHMTLVTTGQRKGADAIAAAWAAREGVPVVAYGLYGGGRKAPYQRNRKMGELEPVEAVLCEGSGIQANLYQTMRKQGVPIHAFRKPKDAPASRKPQNGEGDTFRQARRSA comes from the coding sequence ATGACGAAGAAGTCAGCTAAGAAGGCCGTTAGCACATTTGCCGACCTGCCGGAACTTATCGCGGAGGAAACCGCAACCCCCGCTTTTGAAGCATCCTTTGGCGATCCGTTGCCGCTGTCCATCATCGAACACGGCGACGAACCGGGCGAACATGAGATGCCCGAACCGTTCACCGCGCAGAAGGTTTGCGGCGAACTTATCACGTCGCTTTATTGCCTCTTGACGGACACGCGGCTTGACCCGCTCGCCCCGGATATTGCTTGGGGTATCGTCAACAGCTTCCATTTTGTCGCTGGAACGGTGGAGCGCCGGGAGGATCGCCTAGCCGACAAAATCCGCGATATGACGCGGTGCATGGAACCGGGCGAGGTATTCAACAAAGACCTTGAGGATACCCAGCTTCAATGCCGCTCGCTTGCGGAACAGCGCGCCGCCATCGAAACGATGCGCGACTATGCCGCCGCCATGTATCGCGCTTGCTGGCGTCGCGCATGGGCACCGACCAAGGGCAGCAAGGCGTCATCCGTCACCACCGCAAGCTATATCAATGCGCTGGATTTCTTGCAGGAACGCGCCCTTGCCAAGCGCGAGAAGCACCAGCCGCAAGGCCCCGTCGTCATCTTTTCCGGCCCCGCCATCTGGGACGAATGGGAACCGCTTTGGGCGAAGCTGACAGAGATCAAGGCCCGCGTTCCGCATATGACGCTTGTTACCACCGGGCAGCGGAAAGGGGCGGACGCCATCGCGGCGGCATGGGCAGCGCGGGAAGGCGTCCCCGTTGTCGCTTATGGCCTCTATGGAGGCGGGCGCAAGGCTCCCTATCAGCGAAACCGCAAGATGGGCGAGCTTGAGCCGGTGGAAGCCGTCCTTTGCGAAGGGTCCGGCATCCAAGCCAATCTCTATCAGACCATGCGGAAACAAGGCGTTCCCATCCATGCTTTCCGCAAGCCCAAGGATGCCCCCGCATCCCGCAAGCCGCAGAACGGCGAGGGGGACACGTTCAGGCAAGCACGGCGCAGCGCCTGA
- a CDS encoding type II toxin-antitoxin system Phd/YefM family antitoxin: MTTPKRAGDGPARKGGSRLPPAARGWKLEDAKARFSEVVRLARSEGPQRVTVRGKDAVVIISADELERLLPPERKKPLVAFLEGLHLDGVDLTRERDSGRDIVL, from the coding sequence ATGACTACACCCAAACGGGCCGGTGACGGCCCCGCACGCAAAGGTGGTTCCAGGCTTCCACCAGCGGCGCGCGGATGGAAGCTCGAAGACGCCAAGGCGCGGTTCAGCGAGGTCGTTCGCCTGGCCCGCAGCGAAGGGCCGCAACGCGTCACGGTCCGCGGCAAGGATGCCGTCGTTATCATCAGCGCCGACGAACTCGAAAGGTTGCTGCCGCCCGAGCGTAAGAAGCCGCTCGTCGCCTTTCTCGAAGGACTGCACCTCGACGGCGTCGATCTGACGCGCGAACGCGATAGCGGACGGGATATCGTCTTGTGA
- a CDS encoding restriction endonuclease yields MMELLLMAIACAALVALLYRHYRVPIRHRWRRRQARTMCEQLRGPDRDQPAVLHYARLRAMDPLAFEELLLEAFEQRGHRVIRNRRYTGDGGVDGEVIIDGRRWLIQAKRYRDAIKPEHVREFAMLCAARRRRGMFIHTGRTGGMSRTICSSADGIEIVSGQRLLALLTGAPFEPDGLPSRDLLRRGPSDFRDRIVQ; encoded by the coding sequence ATGATGGAACTTTTGCTGATGGCGATCGCCTGCGCCGCCCTCGTTGCCCTGCTATACCGCCATTATCGCGTTCCGATCCGTCATCGCTGGCGACGCCGACAGGCTCGAACGATGTGCGAGCAGCTGCGCGGACCGGATCGCGATCAGCCCGCCGTCTTGCACTATGCCCGGCTGCGCGCGATGGATCCGCTGGCGTTCGAGGAATTACTGCTCGAAGCCTTCGAGCAGCGCGGGCACCGCGTCATCCGTAATCGCCGCTATACCGGGGACGGCGGCGTCGACGGGGAGGTCATCATCGATGGCCGGCGCTGGCTGATCCAGGCGAAGCGGTATCGCGATGCGATCAAGCCTGAACATGTGCGTGAGTTCGCCATGCTTTGCGCTGCGCGGCGGCGGCGCGGCATGTTCATCCACACCGGTCGCACCGGCGGGATGAGCCGCACGATCTGTTCGAGCGCCGATGGCATCGAAATCGTCTCCGGGCAGCGATTGCTTGCGCTGCTGACCGGCGCTCCGTTCGAGCCGGATGGTCTGCCGTCTCGCGATCTTCTTCGACGTGGCCCCTCCGATTTTCGTGATCGGATAGTGCAATGA
- a CDS encoding type II toxin-antitoxin system VapC family toxin gives MIGWLLDTNVIAALINPGGAPSVKTWASEQPEEALFLSILTLGEYDKGIHAIPADHSERSRYIGARDALEARFKGRILSLDDAIIRRWGAISGDVKLGTGHTPSVVDTMLAATAIEHRLYLVTRNVKDVRHSGAAIFNPWEDDPTTLALS, from the coding sequence GTGATCGGCTGGCTTCTCGACACCAATGTGATTGCCGCGCTCATCAATCCGGGCGGCGCGCCGAGCGTGAAGACATGGGCGTCGGAGCAGCCCGAAGAAGCGCTGTTCCTCAGCATCCTGACGCTCGGTGAATATGACAAGGGCATCCACGCCATACCTGCCGACCATTCTGAGCGGTCACGCTATATCGGGGCTCGCGATGCACTCGAAGCGCGTTTCAAAGGTCGCATTCTGTCCCTTGATGACGCGATCATCCGGCGATGGGGAGCAATCTCCGGCGACGTCAAGCTAGGCACGGGCCATACACCGAGCGTTGTCGACACGATGCTGGCGGCCACCGCGATCGAGCACCGGCTTTATCTCGTGACCCGCAACGTCAAGGATGTGCGTCACAGCGGTGCGGCCATATTCAATCCGTGGGAGGATGATCCCACGACACTGGCGCTATCCTGA
- a CDS encoding lytic transglycosylase domain-containing protein: MIFQASVAGRALTSIAILSVILTPAPVLAKQAAPGEVAEIARCIRVAARGRAWLEKTLWGLRTQEAGWLGAEIANTNGTHDLGPLQINSSWVPKMSRLLERPQEQIRHWLRYDPCFNVEAARWIFLSGLEATGDYWKAVGVYHSPTEARQVAYAKKVASHMRRRFGPDVFAASRGNLVR, translated from the coding sequence ATGATTTTCCAGGCCTCGGTAGCGGGAAGGGCGCTCACCAGTATAGCGATCCTGTCCGTCATACTGACGCCGGCTCCTGTGCTGGCGAAGCAAGCTGCACCTGGTGAGGTCGCCGAAATCGCCCGTTGCATCCGCGTCGCCGCGCGGGGGCGTGCCTGGCTTGAAAAGACGCTTTGGGGCTTGCGGACACAGGAGGCTGGCTGGCTGGGCGCGGAGATCGCGAATACCAACGGCACCCACGATCTCGGGCCGCTTCAGATCAACAGTAGCTGGGTGCCGAAAATGTCCCGACTGCTCGAACGACCCCAGGAGCAGATCCGTCATTGGCTGCGCTACGATCCCTGTTTTAATGTCGAGGCGGCACGCTGGATATTCCTGTCCGGGCTGGAAGCGACCGGAGACTATTGGAAAGCGGTTGGCGTCTATCATAGCCCAACCGAGGCGAGGCAGGTCGCCTATGCGAAGAAGGTCGCAAGCCACATGCGTCGGCGGTTTGGCCCGGACGTGTTTGCGGCAAGCCGCGGGAACCTGGTGAGGTAG
- a CDS encoding DUF736 domain-containing protein translates to MNIGEFNLNKGRIIGWIATRAIDLPKLALRPVESENELAPAYEIIAPNVGGRVVQVGALWEAVAKKTGEVFLQGHVDDPSMPEALPIALFGSVEEGYRVAWRRQERDDFGPAIRTPRDNAPSGNRGDDYGFGDSTADGSGGLSSQGAASDFDDEVRV, encoded by the coding sequence ATGAATATCGGTGAGTTTAACCTTAACAAGGGCCGCATCATCGGATGGATTGCCACCCGCGCAATCGACCTGCCCAAGCTGGCCTTGCGCCCGGTGGAAAGCGAAAACGAACTGGCCCCGGCTTATGAGATCATCGCGCCCAATGTCGGGGGCCGTGTCGTTCAGGTCGGCGCGCTTTGGGAAGCCGTCGCCAAGAAAACCGGCGAGGTTTTCCTGCAAGGCCATGTTGATGACCCGTCGATGCCCGAAGCCCTGCCCATCGCGCTTTTCGGCTCGGTGGAGGAAGGCTATCGGGTGGCATGGCGCAGGCAGGAGCGCGACGATTTCGGCCCCGCCATTCGCACCCCCCGCGACAATGCGCCTTCCGGCAACCGTGGCGATGACTACGGTTTCGGTGACAGCACCGCCGATGGAAGCGGCGGACTGTCCAGCCAAGGGGCCGCATCCGATTTTGACGACGAGGTGAGAGTCTAG
- the mobF gene encoding MobF family relaxase encodes MIHPRRLKGTPANIGRYYTIGDYYTKGGNEPSEWGGKLAASLGLSGPVDPKQFEELLAGKVGDQQLGRRRKEGIQHHPGWDFTISAPKSISILALVTGDERILAAHERAVGVALAYAEEHAELRRRVDGEIVHETTGRLLFARFTEYASREHDPQLHTHVVILNMTNHLNGDRMSSLETRSMYAEQLVMGQIYRNEIARDVRALGHEIVFDPRKGLFEVEGMPGQLIRDYSQRAEQINEHAAEHGLEGQAQRRISFFATRKAKETIGLDDLREQWRVRAEPYREDLDRLQAAAQERGERTIETDPRVARRAALFGIRQNETREAVNNIGRLYRTALASHVGEVRLGDVRPLYDAQENKGKLLVTVRQTGDQPLPRGRTSRRTAKLELALSEHLSLAMGDAKPVATRERLEEAATAARLKPEQTAALIAIGSGTNRAVGVHGVGGAGKSTLVAALVDATRDDYTTVALAPTSSAAAELGHKAGIESRTLASLLASGGYGITDRHILALDEAGQLGNRQALRVLEISRATGARLIFLGDNKQTGAIEQGKAYWLLQQLGLPTSQLKESRRHLTDATQEAADMARKGDYAASLAALDRVTTGDTAENLAKAMVADWTRLKPEIRGETNILVLDNATRLIVNSHIREVLKREGTVAAEDHRLEVLTPSGLTDQEKQMARFYSAGQVLKFTRDNPRLGIARDADYRVVGVGRNNHGRQVVRLVDEHGRQIEWRPGLGKAAHVNVFLPEKRDLAQGDRIQWRLVNKELEVKNAERGTVLALEGNIATIRWDRGERVQQVDLSVHRTWDHGYSETVYSSQSKTYDRVYALAPVESGLVNGQNYYTAITRAAYGVKLWTESQQRLAEKLASRSGEKTSSLEGLGRIRADSHKMRGLRHKDRHDRSREENARERAARNAEREQRERKRQGRSEPRPNSLAEILAGRAQEAASLVDRFLRGTIERDRQHAPAEPDRAGTREPVHQPEPQSQPQPQHDHGDRGGGHDR; translated from the coding sequence ATGATCCATCCTCGCCGCCTCAAGGGGACACCCGCCAATATCGGCCGCTACTATACAATCGGCGACTATTATACCAAGGGCGGCAACGAACCCTCCGAATGGGGCGGCAAGCTCGCCGCCAGCCTCGGCCTGTCCGGGCCTGTCGACCCCAAGCAGTTCGAGGAACTGCTCGCCGGCAAGGTCGGCGACCAGCAGCTCGGTCGCCGGCGCAAGGAAGGCATCCAGCATCATCCCGGCTGGGATTTCACGATCAGCGCGCCCAAGTCGATCTCGATCCTGGCGCTGGTCACGGGCGACGAGCGCATCCTTGCCGCGCACGAGCGGGCGGTCGGGGTTGCGCTTGCCTATGCCGAGGAACATGCCGAGCTGCGCCGCCGGGTGGACGGCGAGATCGTCCACGAGACGACGGGCCGGCTGCTGTTCGCGCGTTTCACCGAATATGCCAGCCGCGAGCACGACCCGCAGCTCCATACCCATGTCGTCATTCTCAACATGACCAACCATCTCAATGGCGACCGCATGTCGAGTCTCGAGACGCGCTCGATGTATGCCGAGCAGCTCGTCATGGGTCAGATCTATCGCAACGAGATTGCCCGCGACGTGCGCGCGCTGGGGCATGAGATCGTGTTCGATCCGCGTAAGGGGCTGTTCGAGGTCGAAGGCATGCCCGGCCAGCTTATCCGTGACTATTCGCAGCGCGCCGAGCAGATCAACGAGCATGCCGCGGAGCACGGGCTTGAGGGACAGGCCCAGCGCCGGATCTCCTTCTTCGCGACCCGAAAGGCCAAGGAGACGATCGGCCTCGATGACCTGCGCGAGCAATGGCGCGTGCGTGCTGAACCCTATCGTGAAGATCTCGACAGGCTCCAGGCCGCGGCGCAGGAGCGGGGTGAACGAACCATCGAGACCGATCCGCGCGTTGCCCGCCGCGCCGCTCTGTTCGGCATCCGCCAGAATGAAACGCGCGAGGCGGTCAACAATATAGGCCGTCTCTATCGCACCGCGCTCGCATCGCATGTCGGTGAGGTCCGCCTGGGCGACGTGCGGCCGCTCTACGATGCGCAGGAGAACAAGGGCAAGCTGCTGGTCACGGTGCGCCAGACCGGCGACCAGCCGCTTCCGCGCGGCCGGACATCGCGCCGGACCGCCAAACTCGAACTCGCCCTGTCCGAGCATCTGTCGCTGGCCATGGGCGATGCGAAGCCGGTTGCCACCCGTGAACGGCTGGAAGAGGCTGCGACGGCCGCCAGGCTGAAGCCCGAACAGACCGCGGCGCTGATCGCCATCGGCAGCGGCACAAACCGGGCGGTCGGCGTGCATGGTGTCGGCGGCGCAGGCAAATCCACCCTGGTCGCCGCGTTGGTCGATGCGACCCGCGACGACTATACCACCGTGGCGCTCGCACCGACCTCTTCGGCGGCGGCGGAACTCGGGCACAAGGCGGGCATCGAATCCCGCACGCTCGCCTCGCTGCTCGCGAGCGGCGGTTATGGCATTACCGACAGGCATATTCTCGCGCTCGACGAGGCGGGCCAGCTCGGCAACCGCCAGGCGCTGCGCGTGCTGGAGATCAGCCGCGCGACCGGCGCGCGTCTCATATTCCTCGGCGACAATAAGCAGACGGGCGCGATCGAGCAGGGCAAGGCCTATTGGCTGCTCCAGCAACTCGGGCTGCCGACTAGCCAGCTCAAGGAGTCGCGGCGCCACCTGACCGACGCGACGCAGGAGGCCGCGGACATGGCGCGCAAGGGCGACTATGCCGCGTCGCTCGCCGCGCTGGATCGCGTGACCACCGGCGACACCGCGGAGAACCTCGCCAAGGCGATGGTCGCCGATTGGACCCGGCTCAAACCGGAGATACGGGGCGAAACCAATATCCTCGTCCTCGACAACGCGACCCGTCTGATCGTCAACAGCCATATCCGCGAAGTCCTGAAACGCGAGGGCACCGTCGCGGCCGAAGACCATCGGCTCGAAGTGCTGACCCCGTCCGGCCTGACCGACCAGGAAAAGCAGATGGCGCGCTTCTACAGCGCGGGCCAGGTGCTCAAGTTCACGCGCGACAATCCCAGGCTGGGGATCGCACGCGACGCCGACTATCGCGTCGTCGGGGTCGGCCGGAACAATCATGGCCGCCAGGTCGTGCGCCTGGTCGACGAGCATGGCCGCCAGATCGAATGGCGTCCGGGCCTCGGCAAGGCGGCGCATGTCAATGTGTTCCTGCCTGAGAAGCGCGACCTTGCCCAGGGCGACCGCATCCAGTGGCGGCTGGTCAACAAGGAACTCGAGGTCAAGAATGCCGAACGCGGCACCGTTCTGGCGCTCGAGGGCAATATCGCGACGATCAGATGGGACCGCGGCGAGCGCGTCCAGCAGGTCGATCTCTCGGTCCACCGGACCTGGGATCATGGGTATTCGGAAACCGTCTATTCGTCGCAGTCCAAGACCTATGACCGCGTCTATGCGCTGGCGCCTGTGGAATCCGGCCTCGTCAACGGTCAGAACTATTACACCGCCATCACTCGCGCCGCCTATGGCGTGAAGCTCTGGACCGAGAGCCAGCAACGTCTCGCGGAAAAGCTCGCCTCGCGATCGGGCGAGAAGACCTCGTCGCTCGAAGGGCTCGGCCGGATCAGGGCCGACAGCCACAAGATGCGGGGACTTCGCCACAAGGACCGGCACGACCGCTCCCGCGAGGAGAATGCCCGCGAGCGCGCCGCCCGTAATGCCGAGCGGGAGCAGCGCGAGCGGAAACGGCAGGGCCGCTCCGAACCCCGCCCGAACAGTCTTGCCGAGATCCTCGCCGGCCGCGCGCAGGAGGCTGCCTCGCTGGTCGACCGCTTCCTGCGCGGCACGATCGAACGGGACCGTCAGCACGCGCCGGCGGAGCCCGATCGCGCGGGTACGCGCGAGCCTGTCCACCAACCAGAACCCCAATCCCAACCTCAGCCGCAGCACGATCATGGCGATCGTGGCGGCGGGCATGACCGATAG
- a CDS encoding deazapurine DNA modification protein DpdA family protein — protein sequence MNIEIIVGLPHLNRGPLLQRAIEMRYPVLISANALSRWDRREGYARWAGWNLRSLANASRLVSIDLDSAGFVVAHRYRGLPWTADDYIELAASYPFRRFASLDLCTEEEIARDRDEVLDRISRTIALNHACHARAADRGIDARFMPVIQGRHPDDYLRCLDGIAGILRPGMVVGIGSMCRRTVSGPDGLLAVLSRLDRDADPALRFHLFGVKGTALHYLRPLAHRIASLDSCAYSLAARIEAWREGFSKTDEFVAGHMERWQRRQQARLDGGDAAFQHHLPLTKPALSAGNAWDRALDLARAEIRTLIEQGEIAHEQITEGWVAQWAAETYSAT from the coding sequence ATGAACATAGAGATCATCGTCGGCCTCCCGCATCTCAATCGTGGCCCGCTTCTCCAGCGCGCGATCGAGATGCGCTATCCGGTCCTCATTTCAGCGAACGCGCTGTCGCGATGGGATCGCCGCGAGGGCTATGCGCGCTGGGCGGGCTGGAACCTGCGTTCGCTGGCCAATGCCTCGCGCCTGGTGTCGATCGACCTCGACTCCGCCGGCTTTGTCGTCGCTCATCGCTACCGCGGGCTGCCCTGGACGGCCGATGACTATATCGAACTGGCCGCAAGCTACCCATTTCGGCGCTTCGCGAGCCTCGACCTGTGCACCGAAGAGGAAATTGCCCGCGACCGCGACGAAGTCCTCGACCGTATCTCGCGCACCATCGCGCTCAATCATGCCTGTCATGCAAGAGCCGCCGATCGCGGAATCGATGCCCGGTTCATGCCCGTCATCCAGGGACGGCATCCCGACGACTATCTGCGATGCCTCGACGGCATTGCCGGTATCCTTCGGCCAGGCATGGTTGTCGGTATCGGCTCCATGTGCCGCCGCACGGTGTCCGGTCCTGATGGGCTTCTCGCGGTGCTAAGCCGGCTCGACCGGGACGCAGACCCTGCGCTCCGCTTCCACCTTTTCGGTGTGAAGGGAACAGCCCTCCATTATTTGCGGCCGCTTGCGCATCGCATCGCCAGCCTCGATTCCTGCGCCTATTCTCTGGCCGCGCGGATCGAGGCGTGGCGCGAAGGCTTTTCGAAGACCGACGAGTTCGTTGCCGGTCATATGGAGCGATGGCAACGCCGGCAGCAGGCCCGGCTCGACGGGGGCGACGCCGCATTCCAGCATCATCTGCCGCTCACGAAACCTGCGCTTTCGGCCGGAAACGCATGGGACAGAGCACTCGATCTCGCCCGGGCGGAAATCCGCACTTTGATCGAACAAGGGGAGATCGCGCACGAGCAAATCACCGAAGGGTGGGTCGCGCAGTGGGCGGCTGAAACCTATAGCGCCACGTAG
- a CDS encoding CopG family transcriptional regulator, producing the protein MARVTIRIDDALYERLQRRARKVGVSVAELLRPAIDQTADPRGGYVYTTQDEILSCVLQTLSILAASVRRRSPETLEQGMADARALLLEKGLLSPDEQP; encoded by the coding sequence TTGGCAAGGGTCACAATCCGGATCGACGATGCCCTTTACGAGCGGCTGCAGCGCCGTGCCCGTAAAGTCGGCGTCAGCGTCGCCGAACTCCTCCGCCCCGCGATCGACCAGACCGCCGATCCCCGCGGCGGCTACGTCTACACGACGCAGGACGAAATCCTCTCCTGCGTCCTGCAGACGCTCTCTATCCTCGCGGCATCGGTGCGACGCCGGTCGCCCGAGACGCTCGAACAGGGCATGGCCGACGCCAGGGCGCTGCTCCTCGAAAAGGGGCTGCTCTCACCGGACGAACAGCCATGA
- a CDS encoding type IV secretion system DNA-binding domain-containing protein: MSIFRNDTLGSWTRGGQAIVHNVRMTTQVFFQTVLAGLILWLMGTCWYAFEKSTDYQRFVLAKLVEATIKADAAPGTNDPVLFRTPDGRQYWTSADTLADSGVAKQALHKLEKDLIHGAAIAGVVALFGLVSAWFYFTRTGKGLGSNEYLRGARFGTASEVRRALRGQKKGALTIGGVAVPEAFEPEHILLVGAPGTGKTNLITTMLEGIRKQGKRAIVYDTAGSFVEKFYRPGRDILLNPLDKRTDIWSPWVDVPREYHYDQIAESTIPDKHGDPFWSKAARGTLVAVLRKLARQKHTLISVLLDRVLRSPLADLAAYVKGTDAAAFISAEGERTSAGVQAELASVMRSFAYLDDTEDGFSIRRWVEDEKDDSWLFVTVKADQLPSLRPLITVWLDIAISAIMSLTPDRDRRLYCVIDELPTLQKLPSLSDFLARARKYGGCGILGFQSYPQLTATYGKEDAAAITGYCSTWVALRANDSDTSELISKNLGRVEQVEANEGMSYGVNDMRDGVNLSRMQVTRPLVLDTEVTHLPNLSGFLRFGRNLPVVRFTDRFNPLPSIAAAFVERTEPPKRLPLGKAIISQAWAERRARQAREEAARRGQGPGHPDTPPSPGTGQGDLFTGEANPPPAREPTQEPPSLPDPQDAVPQDEVFGPTDHSDSGMTDEGAPIDDHPDEENRVATPIPLLGATRGTIRVRLDSHGRSEGPREKAKPA, translated from the coding sequence ATGAGCATCTTCCGCAACGACACGTTGGGGAGCTGGACGCGGGGCGGGCAGGCGATCGTCCACAATGTCCGCATGACCACCCAGGTCTTTTTCCAGACCGTGCTGGCCGGGCTGATCCTCTGGTTGATGGGGACCTGCTGGTATGCGTTCGAAAAGTCGACCGACTATCAGCGCTTCGTCCTCGCCAAGCTGGTGGAGGCGACCATCAAGGCGGATGCGGCGCCGGGGACCAATGACCCGGTGCTGTTCCGCACCCCCGACGGGCGCCAATACTGGACCTCGGCCGACACCCTCGCCGACTCCGGTGTCGCGAAGCAGGCGCTCCACAAACTCGAAAAGGACCTCATCCACGGGGCGGCCATTGCCGGTGTGGTCGCCCTCTTCGGACTGGTCAGTGCCTGGTTCTATTTTACCAGAACTGGGAAGGGGCTCGGCTCCAACGAATATCTGCGCGGCGCCCGCTTCGGGACGGCCTCGGAAGTGCGGCGCGCGCTCCGGGGGCAGAAGAAGGGGGCGCTCACAATCGGCGGCGTCGCCGTGCCGGAAGCCTTCGAGCCCGAACATATCCTGCTGGTCGGCGCTCCAGGAACGGGCAAGACCAACCTCATCACCACCATGCTCGAAGGCATCCGCAAGCAGGGTAAGCGGGCGATCGTCTATGACACGGCCGGGAGCTTCGTTGAGAAATTCTATCGCCCCGGCAGGGACATCCTGCTCAACCCGCTCGACAAGCGCACCGACATCTGGAGTCCCTGGGTCGATGTTCCGCGGGAGTATCATTACGACCAGATCGCGGAATCTACGATCCCCGACAAACATGGCGATCCGTTCTGGAGCAAGGCCGCGCGCGGCACGCTGGTCGCCGTCCTGCGCAAGCTCGCGCGGCAGAAGCACACGCTCATCTCGGTCCTGCTTGATCGGGTGCTGCGTTCCCCGCTCGCCGATCTTGCCGCCTATGTGAAGGGCACCGATGCCGCCGCTTTCATCTCCGCCGAGGGAGAGCGCACCTCGGCCGGCGTCCAGGCCGAGCTTGCCTCGGTCATGCGCAGCTTCGCCTATCTCGACGATACCGAGGACGGCTTCTCGATCCGGCGTTGGGTCGAGGACGAGAAGGACGACAGCTGGCTGTTCGTCACCGTCAAGGCCGACCAGCTTCCTTCGCTGCGCCCCCTGATCACGGTCTGGCTCGACATCGCGATCAGCGCGATCATGAGCCTCACGCCCGACCGCGACCGGCGGCTCTATTGCGTCATTGACGAATTGCCGACGCTCCAGAAGCTCCCCAGCCTATCCGACTTCCTCGCCCGTGCGCGCAAATATGGCGGCTGCGGCATATTGGGGTTCCAGTCCTATCCCCAGCTGACCGCGACCTACGGCAAGGAGGATGCGGCGGCCATCACCGGCTACTGCTCGACCTGGGTCGCGCTCCGGGCGAACGATAGCGACACCTCGGAACTTATCTCCAAAAACCTTGGCCGGGTCGAGCAGGTCGAAGCCAACGAGGGGATGAGCTACGGCGTCAATGACATGCGCGACGGGGTGAACCTCAGTCGCATGCAGGTGACCCGCCCGCTGGTTCTGGACACCGAGGTCACCCATCTGCCGAACCTTTCGGGTTTCCTCCGTTTCGGGCGCAATCTCCCCGTCGTCCGTTTCACCGATCGCTTCAATCCGCTGCCTTCGATCGCGGCCGCGTTCGTTGAACGCACCGAGCCCCCCAAAAGGCTGCCGCTCGGCAAGGCCATCATCTCCCAGGCGTGGGCAGAGCGCCGCGCGCGCCAGGCGCGGGAGGAGGCCGCGAGGCGAGGGCAGGGTCCGGGACATCCGGACACGCCGCCGTCTCCCGGAACGGGGCAAGGCGATCTTTTTACCGGCGAGGCCAATCCCCCGCCGGCGCGGGAGCCGACCCAGGAGCCGCCCAGCCTGCCGGATCCCCAGGACGCCGTGCCGCAGGATGAGGTGTTCGGACCCACCGACCACAGCGATTCCGGCATGACGGACGAGGGAGCGCCGATCGACGATCATCCCGACGAGGAGAACAGGGTTGCCACCCCCATCCCCTTGTTGGGGGCGACGCGCGGCACGATCCGTGTGCGGCTCGACAGCCATGGCCGTTCCGAAGGCCCGCGTGAGAAGGCGAAGCCGGCATGA